One segment of Alnus glutinosa chromosome 2, dhAlnGlut1.1, whole genome shotgun sequence DNA contains the following:
- the LOC133861255 gene encoding zinc transporter 5-like isoform X1 has protein sequence MYLPHKPFSSYSLKLHFFFLNIQNMSTLQRFLCLLFLLPSLVLGDCTCESDNEERDKRQALQYKLAAVASILVAGAIGVCIPILGKTIPALRPEKGVFFMIKAFAAGVILSTGFIHVLPDAFDSLTSPCLDENPWRRFPFAGFVAMTSAILTLMVDSFATSYYSKSGFNKGQGGIDGEEKAVGEQEGDHHMHVHSHATHAHGSSSVVENSASLDLLRHRVVSQVLELGIVVHSVIIGISLGASQSPKTLRPLVAALTFHQFFEGMGLGGCISQAKFKGGATAIMVLFFSLTTPVGIAIGIGISNVYNENSPTALIVEGIFNAASAGILIYMALVDLLAADFMNPRMQANFLLQIGANFSLLFGAGCMSLLAKWA, from the exons atgtatctcCCTCACAAACCCTTCTCATCATATTCTCTCAAattgcattttttctttctaaatattCAGAATATGTCAACTCTTCAACGATTCCTGTGCCTCCTCTTCCTACTCCCTTCCTTAGTCTTGGGAGATTGCACGTGCGAAAGCGACAATGAAGAGCGTGACAAGCGCCAGGCTCTCCAATATAAACTTGCCGCTGTTGCTTCCATACTCGTTGCCGGTGCAATCGGAGTCTGTATTCCGATACTGGGAAAGACTATTCCGGCTTTGCGTCCCGAAAAGGGCGTCTTTTTCATGATTAAGGCTTTCGCCGCCGGTGTGATATTATCGACCGGCTTCATCCACGTGCTTCCGGACGCTTTCGACAGCCTGACGTCGCCATGTCTTGATGAGAATCCGTGGAGGAGATTTCCGTTCGCGGGGTTCGTGGCGATGACGTCGGCGATTTTAACTTTGATGGTTGATTCATTTGCGACGTCGTATTACAGCAAATCTGGCTTCAACAAGGGTCAAGGAGGGATTGACGGCGAGGAGAAGGCCGTAGGGGAACAAGAGGGTGATCATCACATGCACGTTCACAGTCATGCAACTCATGCTCATGGCTCGTCTTCTGTTGTGGAGAACTCGGCTTCGTTGGACCTTCTTCGTCATCGAGTCGTGTCGCAg GTTTTGGAATTGGGAATTGTGGTACATTCAGTGATAATTGGAATTTCTCTGGGTGCTTCACAAAGTCCAAAAACATTAAGGCCTCTTGTAGCGGCATTGAcctttcatcaattttttgagGGCATGGGACTTGGTGGATGCATCTCTcag gcaAAATTCAAGGGGGGAGCAACTGCAATAATGGTGCTATTCTTCTCTCTTACAACCCCAGTTGGGATTGCAATCGGAATAGGAATATCTAACGTCTACAACGAGAACAGCCCGACTGCGTTGATTGTTGAAGGCATTTTTAACGCAGCATCAGCTGGGATCTTAATCTACATGGCACTCGTGGATCTTCTTGCCGCTGATTTTATGAACCCAAGGATGCAAGCCAATTTCCTGCTTCAAATTGGGGCaaatttttctctcctttttggTGCTGGTTGTATGTCTCTCTTGGCCAAATGGGCCTGA
- the LOC133861255 gene encoding zinc transporter 8-like isoform X2, whose translation MSTLQRFLCLLFLLPSLVLGDCTCESDNEERDKRQALQYKLAAVASILVAGAIGVCIPILGKTIPALRPEKGVFFMIKAFAAGVILSTGFIHVLPDAFDSLTSPCLDENPWRRFPFAGFVAMTSAILTLMVDSFATSYYSKSGFNKGQGGIDGEEKAVGEQEGDHHMHVHSHATHAHGSSSVVENSASLDLLRHRVVSQVLELGIVVHSVIIGISLGASQSPKTLRPLVAALTFHQFFEGMGLGGCISQAKFKGGATAIMVLFFSLTTPVGIAIGIGISNVYNENSPTALIVEGIFNAASAGILIYMALVDLLAADFMNPRMQANFLLQIGANFSLLFGAGCMSLLAKWA comes from the exons ATGTCAACTCTTCAACGATTCCTGTGCCTCCTCTTCCTACTCCCTTCCTTAGTCTTGGGAGATTGCACGTGCGAAAGCGACAATGAAGAGCGTGACAAGCGCCAGGCTCTCCAATATAAACTTGCCGCTGTTGCTTCCATACTCGTTGCCGGTGCAATCGGAGTCTGTATTCCGATACTGGGAAAGACTATTCCGGCTTTGCGTCCCGAAAAGGGCGTCTTTTTCATGATTAAGGCTTTCGCCGCCGGTGTGATATTATCGACCGGCTTCATCCACGTGCTTCCGGACGCTTTCGACAGCCTGACGTCGCCATGTCTTGATGAGAATCCGTGGAGGAGATTTCCGTTCGCGGGGTTCGTGGCGATGACGTCGGCGATTTTAACTTTGATGGTTGATTCATTTGCGACGTCGTATTACAGCAAATCTGGCTTCAACAAGGGTCAAGGAGGGATTGACGGCGAGGAGAAGGCCGTAGGGGAACAAGAGGGTGATCATCACATGCACGTTCACAGTCATGCAACTCATGCTCATGGCTCGTCTTCTGTTGTGGAGAACTCGGCTTCGTTGGACCTTCTTCGTCATCGAGTCGTGTCGCAg GTTTTGGAATTGGGAATTGTGGTACATTCAGTGATAATTGGAATTTCTCTGGGTGCTTCACAAAGTCCAAAAACATTAAGGCCTCTTGTAGCGGCATTGAcctttcatcaattttttgagGGCATGGGACTTGGTGGATGCATCTCTcag gcaAAATTCAAGGGGGGAGCAACTGCAATAATGGTGCTATTCTTCTCTCTTACAACCCCAGTTGGGATTGCAATCGGAATAGGAATATCTAACGTCTACAACGAGAACAGCCCGACTGCGTTGATTGTTGAAGGCATTTTTAACGCAGCATCAGCTGGGATCTTAATCTACATGGCACTCGTGGATCTTCTTGCCGCTGATTTTATGAACCCAAGGATGCAAGCCAATTTCCTGCTTCAAATTGGGGCaaatttttctctcctttttggTGCTGGTTGTATGTCTCTCTTGGCCAAATGGGCCTGA